In Candidatus Nomurabacteria bacterium, a genomic segment contains:
- a CDS encoding iron-sulfur cluster assembly scaffold protein, giving the protein MDLYRQEVLEHTRSPKNFGTLDDANVQQKNSNPMCGDEMHIDLRVLDGIIQDIRFSGESCAIAKAGASMLTEAVKGKAVKEVMQGTKEEQLARFGSPLTPSRQKCALLSYDTLQQALAQVK; this is encoded by the coding sequence ATGGACCTCTATCGACAAGAAGTACTCGAACACACGAGGAGCCCAAAGAATTTCGGCACACTGGATGATGCTAATGTGCAGCAGAAAAATAGTAATCCCATGTGTGGCGATGAGATGCACATAGATCTTAGGGTGCTAGATGGCATTATCCAAGATATCCGTTTCAGTGGTGAGAGTTGTGCAATCGCTAAAGCCGGAGCCTCTATGCTGACTGAGGCGGTAAAAGGCAAAGCAGTGAAGGAGGTCATGCAAGGCACTAAGGAGGAGCAGTTAGCTCGCTTTGGTAGTCCACTCACTCCTAGTCGCCAAAAATGTGCCTTGCTTTCTTATGATACTTTGCAGCAAGCTTTGGCTCAGGTGAAATAA
- a CDS encoding cysteine desulfurase, protein MSTPLDIEKIRADFPILQRKVNGHTLAYLDNAASTQKPKQVIEAVDQLYRVHYANVHRGVYTISEEATAGYEASRQAAAEFLHAPKAENIVFVRNATEGINLLAHAWARKFLHSGDIVLLTEMEHHANLIPWQLLAKDKGVQLRFIPITDEGRLDLSQLDALMTPEVKLLSVTHMSNVLGTINPVKEIVAKAKTHGIVSIIDGAQAAPHMQVNVQSIDCDFYVATGHKMLGPTGSGFVYGKMERWEEADPFLGGGHMINEVTYTEATWNAVPFKFEAGTPEIAGVTGLQHALRYLQDLGLENIYAHEMELTGYALEQLQKISDLQIYGPLNTEGRGGVLSFNMKGMHSHDLASVCDTYGVCLRTGHHCAQPLVRKLGAVATARISLYVYNTKEEVDRLVQALHEAKKILT, encoded by the coding sequence ATGAGTACCCCATTAGACATAGAAAAGATCCGAGCTGACTTCCCCATACTTCAGAGGAAGGTGAACGGACACACTTTAGCGTATTTGGATAACGCTGCGTCTACCCAAAAACCGAAACAGGTTATTGAAGCTGTTGATCAGCTCTATCGCGTTCACTATGCAAATGTGCATCGCGGAGTGTATACCATTAGCGAAGAAGCAACCGCCGGCTATGAAGCTTCTCGACAAGCAGCAGCGGAATTTCTTCACGCGCCTAAGGCTGAGAATATCGTCTTTGTTCGCAATGCGACCGAGGGTATTAATTTATTGGCACATGCTTGGGCACGGAAGTTTCTCCATTCAGGCGATATAGTGCTTCTGACAGAAATGGAGCACCACGCGAATTTAATTCCCTGGCAGCTATTAGCTAAAGACAAGGGCGTGCAGCTACGCTTCATCCCAATTACCGATGAAGGTCGACTCGATCTTTCTCAGCTTGACGCATTGATGACCCCTGAGGTGAAGCTGCTCTCAGTCACGCATATGTCTAATGTCTTGGGGACTATAAACCCGGTAAAAGAAATAGTTGCAAAGGCAAAGACACATGGCATTGTCAGTATTATTGATGGAGCGCAGGCAGCTCCGCACATGCAGGTAAATGTCCAGTCAATTGATTGTGACTTTTATGTGGCCACTGGACATAAAATGCTTGGGCCAACTGGTTCAGGATTTGTGTATGGCAAAATGGAACGCTGGGAAGAGGCTGATCCTTTCCTGGGTGGCGGCCATATGATTAATGAGGTGACCTACACCGAGGCGACGTGGAATGCCGTACCATTCAAATTCGAAGCTGGGACACCTGAAATTGCAGGGGTGACTGGTTTGCAGCACGCCCTGCGTTATTTACAAGATTTAGGGTTAGAAAATATCTATGCGCATGAGATGGAATTAACCGGTTATGCGCTTGAACAGCTACAGAAGATTTCCGATCTTCAAATATACGGACCTCTCAATACTGAGGGGCGAGGCGGCGTGCTTTCCTTTAATATGAAAGGGATGCACTCCCATGACCTGGCATCAGTGTGTGATACCTACGGTGTGTGTTTACGGACTGGCCATCATTGCGCACAGCCTTTGGTGCGTAAGCTTGGTGCAGTGGCCACTGCTCGCATTAGCCTCTATGTCTATAACACCAAAGAGGAAGTTGATCGCTTAGTGCAAGCATTGCACGAAGCAAAAAAAATTCTCACCTAA
- a CDS encoding non-heme iron oxygenase ferredoxin subunit encodes MSDFIPVARVEDIQPGQKRRFVVNGLAITLINLNGRFFATQDTCTHESASLTGGEIVDGCLECPRHGARFDIATGAVRSLPATQPIRVFPVKVEGTSLLVSLNSHQAI; translated from the coding sequence ATGTCTGATTTCATACCAGTTGCTAGGGTTGAGGATATTCAGCCCGGCCAGAAACGTCGATTCGTGGTAAACGGGTTGGCGATCACGCTCATTAATTTGAACGGGCGCTTCTTTGCCACGCAGGATACTTGTACGCACGAATCAGCTTCTCTGACCGGTGGTGAGATAGTAGATGGATGTTTAGAATGCCCTCGTCATGGCGCGCGCTTTGATATTGCTACCGGAGCAGTACGAAGCCTACCGGCTACTCAGCCGATCCGCGTCTTTCCGGTAAAAGTTGAAGGTACTTCTTTACTCGTGTCATTAAATTCCCATCAAGCTATATGA
- a CDS encoding SufD family Fe-S cluster assembly protein, giving the protein MQENTHQFIIDTNTAAAIESPQEVVVPRDSRLTYVAYYLGGTCHRKLRIVLEDGADAQIIGVFAGAGDDLFSIDITTEHKGKGSQARTLLHGVLVERAKADFKGMIKILPTGNQTNAFLEERVMVLSEAAQSESLPSLEIEAQDVKASHAATTGGLHKEQLFYALSRGLPRQEAGRMLIEGFLRAPFLALEVAEQEKVYSHIASYLMRFPLPDNV; this is encoded by the coding sequence ATGCAAGAAAACACCCATCAATTCATTATTGATACAAATACTGCTGCAGCGATCGAGTCGCCCCAGGAGGTAGTGGTTCCTCGCGATAGTCGATTAACGTATGTGGCGTACTACTTAGGCGGTACTTGTCATCGTAAATTGCGTATTGTGCTTGAAGATGGAGCTGATGCACAAATCATTGGTGTCTTTGCGGGGGCTGGTGATGACCTTTTTTCCATTGATATTACGACGGAGCATAAGGGGAAAGGAAGCCAGGCTCGTACCTTACTGCATGGTGTTTTAGTTGAGCGTGCCAAGGCTGACTTCAAGGGGATGATTAAAATACTTCCGACTGGAAATCAGACAAATGCCTTTCTAGAAGAGCGAGTTATGGTCTTGAGTGAAGCAGCGCAGTCAGAATCTTTGCCGAGCTTAGAAATTGAAGCGCAGGACGTAAAGGCGAGTCATGCCGCAACGACCGGCGGTCTACATAAGGAGCAACTTTTTTACGCCTTGAGTCGAGGATTGCCAAGGCAAGAAGCTGGGCGTATGCTGATAGAGGGGTTTTTACGAGCTCCTTTCCTTGCACTCGAAGTAGCGGAGCAAGAAAAGGTATACTCGCACATTGCTTCTTATCTGATGCGTTTCCCACTCCCTGATAATGTCTGA
- the sufB gene encoding Fe-S cluster assembly protein SufB produces MSQASQVKKTNEYQYGFHDPDSSVYRSQHKLSDELIRDISAQKHEPEWMRDFRLHALKQFMKKSMPKWGADLSRLDFDAITYYVRPSEASADKWDEVPDDIKRTFDRLGIPEAERKYLAGVGAQYDSEVIYHNVRETLDKLGVVFLSMDEGLRRYPDLVREHFGTVVPPGDNKFAALNSAVWSGGSFVYVPKGVKVDLPLQAYFRINTEAMGQFERTLIIADEGSEVHYVEGCTAPIYSKASLHSAVVEIIAKPGARVRYTTIQNWSQNVYNLVTKRAIAFANATVEWIDGNIGSCVTMKYPSVYLMGEGARAEILSLAYANSNQHQDAGGKAIHVAPNTSSLITSKSVSQGNGRTSYRGVLQVQPGAKNVQSKVKCDALLLDLESRTDTYPRMDVHESATIEHEATVSRIGQDQLFYLMSRGLSEDEAAAMVVNGFLEPIVKELPMEYAMELNRLIGLEMEGSVG; encoded by the coding sequence ATGAGTCAGGCCAGTCAGGTAAAAAAGACCAATGAGTATCAATATGGTTTTCATGATCCTGACTCATCAGTGTATCGTTCTCAGCATAAACTAAGCGATGAGTTAATTCGTGATATTTCCGCCCAGAAGCATGAGCCAGAGTGGATGCGGGATTTTCGCCTGCATGCGCTGAAGCAATTTATGAAGAAGTCGATGCCGAAGTGGGGGGCTGATTTGTCACGTTTAGACTTTGATGCCATTACCTATTACGTGCGACCATCAGAAGCCTCAGCCGACAAATGGGATGAGGTGCCGGATGACATTAAGCGAACTTTTGACCGCCTTGGTATCCCGGAAGCTGAGCGGAAATATCTCGCTGGAGTTGGCGCGCAATACGACTCGGAAGTGATTTATCATAATGTGCGTGAGACGCTGGATAAGTTGGGAGTGGTTTTTCTCAGTATGGATGAAGGCTTGCGTCGTTATCCCGATTTAGTACGTGAACATTTTGGTACTGTTGTACCGCCGGGTGATAATAAATTCGCCGCCCTAAACTCCGCAGTATGGAGCGGCGGCAGCTTTGTCTATGTCCCTAAAGGTGTGAAAGTTGATCTTCCTTTACAGGCCTACTTCAGGATTAATACCGAGGCCATGGGGCAGTTTGAACGCACGCTCATTATTGCTGATGAAGGAAGTGAGGTGCACTATGTTGAAGGTTGTACGGCGCCAATCTATTCCAAAGCTTCTTTACACTCCGCTGTGGTAGAAATTATTGCCAAGCCCGGCGCTCGAGTTCGTTACACCACGATTCAAAACTGGTCGCAGAATGTATACAACTTAGTAACGAAACGCGCGATAGCCTTTGCCAACGCAACTGTCGAGTGGATCGATGGCAACATCGGTAGCTGCGTGACTATGAAATATCCCTCGGTGTATTTGATGGGTGAAGGGGCTCGGGCAGAAATTCTTTCCCTAGCATATGCGAATTCAAATCAGCATCAAGATGCTGGCGGCAAGGCGATTCATGTGGCGCCAAACACTTCTTCTCTTATTACCTCCAAATCTGTATCGCAGGGTAATGGTCGGACAAGTTACCGAGGTGTGTTACAGGTGCAGCCGGGAGCGAAAAACGTGCAGTCAAAGGTGAAATGTGACGCACTCCTCCTTGACCTTGAATCACGCACTGATACCTATCCTCGCATGGATGTGCATGAGTCAGCTACGATTGAGCATGAAGCAACGGTTAGCCGGATCGGACAAGATCAACTTTTTTACCTCATGAGTCGGGGCTTAAGTGAAGATGAAGCTGCGGCTATGGTGGTGAATGGATTTCTCGAACCGATTGTGAAGGAGTTGCCTATGGAATATGCGATGGAACTTAATCGCCTGATTGGTTTAGAAATGGAAGGGTCGGTTGGATAA
- the sufC gene encoding Fe-S cluster assembly ATPase SufC, with product MSELRISQLQASAGANQILKGLDLVVRQGEVHAIMGPNGSGKSTLASVLMGHPQYEVTGGTVTIDGEDILSLSPDKRARLGVFLAFQYPSELPGVSLSQFLRQAYNAQREEKDQLGVLPFQQMLEEKIAQLKLDPNFLMRGVNEGFSGGEKKKVEILQMAVLQPRFAILDETDSGLDIDALRIVSEGVQQLLGPQLGVLIITHYQRILKYITPDHVHVLAKGKIIRSGDKTLADQLEAEGYDRILREAKV from the coding sequence ATGAGTGAGTTACGTATTTCGCAACTCCAGGCTAGCGCCGGCGCTAATCAAATACTCAAAGGGCTTGATTTAGTTGTTCGCCAAGGCGAGGTTCATGCCATCATGGGCCCCAACGGTTCAGGTAAGAGTACACTCGCTTCAGTGTTGATGGGTCATCCTCAGTATGAGGTGACCGGCGGTACTGTTACTATTGATGGGGAAGATATTCTTAGTCTGAGTCCTGATAAACGAGCACGACTTGGCGTCTTTTTAGCATTCCAATACCCGAGCGAGTTACCCGGCGTGAGTCTTTCTCAATTTCTTCGTCAGGCGTATAACGCCCAGCGTGAAGAAAAAGATCAGCTAGGTGTATTGCCGTTTCAACAAATGCTTGAGGAAAAGATTGCCCAACTAAAACTCGATCCGAACTTTCTCATGCGTGGAGTAAACGAAGGATTTTCCGGTGGAGAAAAGAAAAAGGTTGAGATATTGCAAATGGCGGTATTACAACCTCGCTTTGCCATCCTCGATGAGACAGACTCAGGCCTGGACATCGATGCCTTACGCATTGTATCTGAAGGCGTTCAGCAACTCCTAGGTCCTCAATTAGGCGTGCTTATTATCACGCATTACCAGCGCATCCTGAAATATATTACGCCGGATCACGTGCACGTATTAGCAAAAGGTAAAATTATTCGCTCAGGCGATAAGACGCTGGCTGATCAGCTAGAGGCAGAGGGTTATGATCGTATTTTGCGCGAAGCAAAAGTATGA
- a CDS encoding ferredoxin, with protein MADKDKKIGKIELDQETCISAASCVALAAKTFQLDGQGKVEFVDKEHPIGDEEEMILEAAKSCPVDAIKLFDQDGKQMWPEV; from the coding sequence ATGGCAGACAAGGACAAAAAAATCGGCAAGATTGAGCTAGATCAAGAAACCTGCATTAGCGCGGCCTCTTGCGTGGCTTTAGCGGCTAAGACCTTCCAACTCGATGGTCAAGGTAAAGTTGAGTTTGTCGATAAAGAGCATCCCATTGGTGATGAAGAAGAGATGATTTTAGAAGCGGCGAAGTCTTGTCCGGTGGATGCTATCAAGCTTTTTGACCAGGACGGCAAACAAATGTGGCCTGAAGTATGA
- a CDS encoding Rrf2 family transcriptional regulator yields the protein MKFSTKGDYGLALMLGLARQHGQASLSLRNLAEQERVPYTYAEQLMVYLRQAGLVESSRGSQGGYRLTRSPKEINVGEILHAVHELDVLACERSAQGCPRQDFCTTHDIWVQVREAMESKLSKMRLDKLLHTQVSS from the coding sequence ATGAAGTTTTCTACTAAAGGTGACTATGGCTTAGCTCTCATGCTCGGTCTGGCCAGGCAGCACGGTCAAGCCAGTCTTTCTTTGCGCAATCTCGCAGAGCAGGAGCGAGTGCCTTACACCTATGCTGAACAGTTAATGGTATATTTACGTCAGGCTGGTTTAGTAGAGAGCAGCCGAGGTAGTCAGGGAGGCTATCGTCTGACCCGTTCACCCAAGGAAATTAACGTAGGTGAAATACTGCATGCGGTGCATGAATTAGATGTGCTGGCTTGTGAACGGAGCGCACAGGGTTGCCCTCGGCAGGACTTTTGTACCACGCATGATATTTGGGTGCAGGTGCGAGAAGCAATGGAATCTAAGCTCAGCAAAATGCGACTTGATAAGTTACTCCATACTCAGGTAAGCTCATAA
- a CDS encoding restriction endonuclease: MRIRKSSGEYQIFQPEKFIQSLQNSGVPGTVARGLAEEISLKPKLHKSTQAIFSYAKSRLAQLNTKQAMRYGLKRAIMNLGPTGFPFEQYVARLLSALGYSVQTDQYVRGFCVSHEVDILARKNGQLHLFECKYHNRRGMKTDVKVALYIKARFDDIGKAFQAKEDEQRLAPKKHVQHAWLVTNTKCTTEAMKYARCANVHILSWGHPADQSLQKLIEQTKVYPITILMSLDSSMKSKLFRIGVVTIQELLTLTDMHGFTTQERKRIQELQQQAKLLK; this comes from the coding sequence ATGCGCATCCGTAAATCATCCGGTGAATACCAGATTTTTCAGCCAGAGAAGTTTATTCAGTCTTTACAAAATTCTGGAGTGCCGGGTACAGTGGCCCGAGGTTTGGCTGAGGAAATAAGTTTAAAGCCAAAACTCCATAAGTCGACGCAAGCGATTTTTTCCTATGCAAAAAGTCGACTAGCCCAGCTCAATACCAAGCAGGCCATGCGTTATGGTTTGAAACGAGCGATAATGAATCTTGGTCCGACCGGGTTTCCTTTTGAACAATACGTCGCGCGTTTGTTGAGTGCCTTAGGGTACAGCGTGCAAACTGATCAATATGTTCGCGGCTTCTGTGTTTCACACGAGGTTGATATTTTAGCCCGCAAGAATGGTCAGCTGCATCTTTTTGAGTGCAAGTATCATAATCGACGCGGCATGAAGACTGATGTAAAGGTGGCGCTCTATATTAAGGCACGCTTCGATGACATTGGAAAAGCTTTCCAAGCCAAAGAAGATGAACAGCGCCTGGCCCCTAAGAAGCATGTCCAGCATGCCTGGCTAGTTACAAATACGAAATGTACCACCGAAGCAATGAAATACGCCCGTTGCGCAAACGTGCACATTCTTAGCTGGGGTCATCCGGCTGATCAAAGTTTACAAAAGCTTATTGAGCAGACAAAAGTCTATCCTATCACCATTCTCATGAGTTTAGACTCGAGTATGAAATCGAAGCTTTTCCGAATCGGAGTGGTTACGATACAGGAGTTGTTAACCTTAACGGATATGCACGGTTTCACTACTCAAGAACGGAAGCGGATACAGGAGTTGCAGCAACAGGCGAAGTTATTGAAATAG
- a CDS encoding C39 family peptidase: MKKGIIIIIALVLLLGLGYWQRGWIRDTWDSISTPELPEPTAKNAVVNTSVENSNSTTTNTAITNTVVTLPDEINLDVPFSSQAPFANWDLPYQEACEETAALMVQRYWEDEPLTKEDADRSILAIVDFEEQHYGFYQDTTGEETARFIRDLWGYEVEVSTGDAVTALAIKQEIAQGHPIIVLAAGRQLGNPNFTSPGPIYHALVVKGYTKDGHFITNDPGTRNGADYVYEESVLMNAIHDWNGGDVDHGQKVMLVVTPAK; this comes from the coding sequence ATGAAAAAGGGAATCATCATTATTATCGCGTTAGTGCTTTTACTCGGGCTTGGCTATTGGCAGCGCGGCTGGATTCGTGATACTTGGGATTCGATCTCTACACCTGAGTTACCAGAGCCTACTGCGAAAAATGCAGTCGTGAATACGAGCGTGGAAAACAGTAATAGCACAACTACCAATACGGCAATTACAAACACAGTCGTTACTTTGCCGGACGAGATAAATTTAGACGTGCCTTTTTCATCTCAGGCGCCTTTTGCCAATTGGGATTTACCATACCAAGAAGCCTGTGAAGAAACTGCTGCGCTTATGGTACAACGTTATTGGGAGGATGAGCCGCTTACGAAAGAAGACGCTGATCGTTCCATTTTAGCGATTGTAGATTTTGAGGAGCAGCACTATGGTTTTTACCAGGATACAACCGGCGAAGAGACGGCACGCTTCATTCGCGACCTATGGGGTTATGAAGTAGAGGTGAGTACCGGCGATGCGGTGACTGCTCTTGCTATTAAGCAGGAGATTGCACAAGGCCATCCAATTATTGTATTAGCTGCTGGTCGCCAGTTAGGTAATCCAAACTTCACTTCACCAGGTCCGATTTATCATGCCTTAGTAGTGAAGGGCTACACAAAGGATGGGCATTTTATTACCAATGATCCTGGTACGCGCAACGGAGCTGACTACGTCTATGAAGAGAGTGTGCTTATGAATGCCATTCACGATTGGAATGGCGGGGATGTTGACCATGGGCAAAAGGTCATGTTGGTAGTGACCCCAGCAAAATAA
- a CDS encoding IPT/TIG domain-containing protein: MKKNIMFFSEIAIVSLAIALFFASSAQAETHSLSDPSVVYTSDRSAVFSVQSDDTTDWVDLGIELGVESGQYTQNIDGGTYTIADDNKFYYLISSLEGVLQPSQKYYVRFVNSGVVSDEISFTTKDTGYVRIDSLEPNTGWYDDEVHIRGQGFGTLQSGGIVYFGTCSINRTDQGCATILSWDDNEIVVKPFNTDYGNYAVTGQVGIRKEKATAGSGIAERLIVAVEGPSFTFERPKNTSLDLKESQEKKEEIRQALDMPELSSDDENTIQTSDVYPATETNVEEEQSKDFTLAWWLGGGALGILLLALLFRKQLA, encoded by the coding sequence ATGAAAAAGAACATAATGTTCTTCAGTGAGATCGCTATAGTGAGCTTGGCTATAGCGCTGTTTTTTGCTTCTTCGGCTCAGGCTGAAACACATTCATTATCAGATCCAAGTGTAGTTTATACTTCAGATAGAAGCGCGGTTTTTTCTGTACAGTCAGATGATACAACTGATTGGGTTGATTTAGGGATTGAGTTAGGCGTTGAGTCCGGTCAATATACGCAGAATATAGATGGAGGAACCTATACTATAGCTGATGATAATAAATTTTATTATCTCATTAGTTCTCTGGAGGGAGTGTTGCAGCCCTCTCAAAAGTATTATGTTCGGTTTGTGAATAGTGGCGTTGTGTCAGATGAAATAAGTTTCACGACTAAAGATACGGGATATGTACGAATTGATAGTCTAGAGCCGAATACGGGTTGGTACGATGATGAAGTGCATATTCGAGGTCAAGGATTCGGTACACTTCAGAGTGGAGGCATAGTCTATTTCGGTACCTGTAGCATCAATCGCACTGATCAGGGTTGCGCCACTATTCTTTCATGGGATGATAATGAAATTGTTGTAAAACCTTTTAATACTGATTATGGAAATTATGCTGTTACTGGACAGGTTGGTATAAGAAAAGAAAAGGCGACAGCTGGGTCTGGAATTGCCGAGCGATTGATTGTAGCTGTGGAAGGGCCAAGTTTTACTTTTGAGCGACCAAAGAATACTTCGCTAGACTTAAAAGAATCCCAAGAGAAGAAGGAAGAAATAAGACAGGCTTTAGATATGCCTGAATTAAGCAGTGATGATGAAAATACTATACAGACAAGCGATGTATATCCAGCAACAGAAACAAATGTAGAAGAAGAACAGTCAAAAGATTTTACATTGGCTTGGTGGCTGGGCGGAGGAGCATTAGGAATTTTACTACTGGCGCTACTCTTCCGTAAGCAGCTCGCCTAG
- a CDS encoding L,D-transpeptidase/peptidoglycan binding protein, with amino-acid sequence MHKGVRYSPSREQTSRWHQSRIFLWLSAPLSVVAVLAVLSFGYAQLLQQKIYPGIHIGPVDVGGLAVAQAEAAIEQYVSDYAQQPITIRYGEEAWTPRFSDLGLSVDITQTVAQAFHTGRTSLLGKWFVPPVHAGSDNEVLASVVIHEPELDAYLSWLAEQLDQAPLQPTLVHHGGDLQFRGGKTGNVLDQDLLKAQLLQQAIRLDETDISVAFVAAEAMQDTAILQPLAEQAADLLSAPLRLVSEDEEFEMTEDDVLPWLTVSEDEDGWHLAVLSETAKKFFATRLATLRQEPVSEKRYESVAETKPISEGKDGREVDIDRLITFLDAQWIGQGENEITIPFHTIAKSTEYLEVSAPRNEGKLIYTDLDKQTMFAFQDGVLQYYTLISSGRPATPTIPGEYKVYTKVRRQVMSGPGYYLPNVEWVMYYNGDYGIHSAYWHNNFGHPMSHGCSNLPTDAAQWMYEFAEVGTPVIIVGDTPRS; translated from the coding sequence ATGCACAAGGGGGTACGCTATTCTCCATCTCGAGAGCAGACTTCGCGCTGGCACCAGTCGCGCATTTTTCTATGGCTAAGCGCGCCGCTCTCCGTGGTCGCAGTGTTAGCGGTACTGTCTTTTGGCTATGCGCAACTCCTACAACAAAAAATTTACCCGGGCATTCATATTGGCCCGGTTGATGTGGGCGGTTTAGCAGTCGCACAGGCGGAGGCAGCAATTGAGCAATACGTAAGTGACTACGCTCAGCAGCCTATTACTATCCGCTATGGTGAAGAAGCTTGGACGCCTCGCTTTAGCGATTTAGGTTTAAGTGTTGATATTACGCAGACAGTAGCACAAGCTTTTCACACTGGCCGTACAAGCTTGTTAGGAAAATGGTTTGTGCCACCAGTGCACGCTGGATCAGACAATGAAGTACTTGCCAGCGTTGTGATTCATGAGCCTGAGCTCGATGCCTATCTATCCTGGTTGGCTGAGCAGCTTGATCAGGCGCCGCTACAACCAACTCTGGTACACCATGGCGGAGATCTACAATTCCGTGGTGGTAAGACAGGTAATGTGCTTGACCAGGATTTGTTAAAGGCACAACTTTTACAGCAGGCGATTCGATTAGATGAGACAGATATTTCCGTTGCCTTTGTAGCTGCTGAAGCAATGCAGGACACTGCTATACTGCAGCCCTTAGCTGAGCAGGCAGCCGATCTCCTCAGTGCTCCACTTCGCTTAGTGAGCGAGGACGAGGAATTTGAAATGACAGAAGACGATGTATTACCTTGGCTAACAGTTAGTGAAGATGAGGATGGTTGGCACCTCGCTGTTCTCTCAGAGACAGCAAAGAAGTTTTTTGCAACGCGACTCGCTACACTTCGTCAGGAGCCTGTGTCAGAAAAACGATACGAGTCAGTGGCTGAGACAAAGCCAATCAGTGAGGGGAAGGATGGTCGCGAGGTAGATATTGATCGACTCATTACTTTCTTAGATGCACAGTGGATCGGTCAGGGTGAGAACGAAATCACCATTCCCTTTCATACCATCGCAAAGTCAACAGAGTATTTAGAGGTAAGTGCGCCTCGCAATGAGGGTAAGCTTATTTACACTGACTTAGATAAGCAGACCATGTTTGCTTTTCAGGATGGTGTATTGCAATACTACACACTAATTTCCAGCGGTCGTCCGGCAACACCAACTATTCCAGGAGAATATAAGGTGTACACCAAGGTGCGTCGTCAGGTTATGAGCGGGCCAGGTTACTATCTCCCAAACGTAGAATGGGTTATGTACTACAACGGCGACTATGGTATTCACAGCGCATATTGGCACAATAATTTTGGACATCCTATGAGTCATGGTTGTTCAAATCTACCAACTGATGCTGCACAGTGGATGTACGAGTTTGCCGAAGTGGGCACACCAGTGATTATTGTTGGCGACACGCCGCGTTCGTAA
- the truB gene encoding tRNA pseudouridine(55) synthase TruB: MEGFLLIDKAAGMTSHDVVNRVRRSSGVQRVGHAGTLDPFATGLLIVGVGRAATKHLGGLTLDTTKTYEATLRLGARSDTDDCDGVITETEDLHPLRKKDILPAVKKFQGPIRQIPPALSAIKIRGVPAYRRLRRGEEVELPEREVEIYAIRIRTYAWPELKLEVECSSGTYIRTLARDIGEALGCGAYLRALRRTAIGKWNVRDASTLSDLQGADFTQHLRPITFFA, encoded by the coding sequence ATGGAAGGATTTCTCCTTATCGATAAAGCTGCAGGTATGACTTCGCACGATGTGGTGAACCGGGTGCGACGATCCAGTGGAGTGCAACGGGTGGGGCATGCTGGCACGCTTGACCCCTTTGCTACTGGCTTGCTTATAGTCGGAGTGGGACGTGCCGCGACAAAGCATTTGGGTGGACTTACCCTAGATACGACTAAGACCTACGAGGCCACCCTGCGCTTAGGTGCTCGAAGTGATACTGATGATTGTGATGGAGTGATTACCGAAACAGAGGATCTGCATCCATTACGGAAGAAGGATATCCTGCCAGCGGTAAAAAAGTTTCAAGGACCGATTCGACAGATTCCTCCAGCGCTTTCGGCTATTAAGATCCGTGGCGTACCAGCCTATCGTCGCTTGCGGCGCGGCGAGGAAGTAGAGCTACCTGAGCGGGAAGTAGAAATTTATGCCATACGTATCCGTACATATGCATGGCCAGAGCTGAAGCTTGAAGTAGAGTGCTCGTCAGGTACCTATATCCGCACCTTAGCGCGTGACATTGGTGAGGCTTTGGGATGCGGCGCGTACTTACGTGCATTGCGACGTACGGCAATTGGCAAATGGAATGTACGAGACGCCAGCACCTTGTCAGATCTTCAGGGCGCAGACTTCACACAACATCTTCGGCCTATTACTTTCTTTGCATAA